In Malania oleifera isolate guangnan ecotype guangnan chromosome 8, ASM2987363v1, whole genome shotgun sequence, a single window of DNA contains:
- the LOC131162721 gene encoding auxin-responsive protein IAA13-like → MWAHGPLSSQAHVVGQFETITGQYLEGPLIHNHNSRYDPLRQVVGWPPIRAYRMNSLANQAKILTSEEDETCDDDKLKDTSKKKVYNGSNKNNTASMEKGHLGFVKVNMDGLPIGRKVDLNAHACYETLAQALEDMFVNPTTGITSIHNEQAKMAYNLLNGSSEFVLTYEDKEADWMLVEDVPWEYAPFISF, encoded by the exons ATGTGGGCCCATGGGCCCTTGTCATCACAGGCTCATGTTGTTGGGCAGTTTGAGACAATTACTGGGCAATATCTTGAAGGTCCTCTAATTCACAACCATAACAGTCGTTATGATCCATTACG TCAAGTTGTGGGATGGCCGCCTATAAGGGCTTATAGGATGAACAGTTTGGCTAACCAGGCAAAGATTCTGACCTCTGAAGAAGATGAGACATGCGATGATGATAAATTGAAGGATACTTCAAAGAAAAAAGTGTACAATGGTAGCAATAAAAACAATACTGCTTCTATGGAAAAAGGACATCTTGGGTTTGTTAAGGTTAACATGGATGGATTGCCAATAGGGAGGAAAGTGGATCTAAATGCTCACGCTTGCTATGAGACTTTAGCCCAAGCACTGGAGGACATGTTTGTTAATCCAACCACGGGCATCACTTCCATTCACAA TGAGCAAGCAAAAATGGCCTACAACCTTTTAAATGGATCATCCGAATTTGTGCTCACTTATGAAGATAAGGAGGCGGACTGGATGCTCGTAGAAGATGTTCCTTGGGAGTATGcacctttcatttcattctaA
- the LOC131161277 gene encoding uncharacterized protein LOC131161277, with protein MDGDSDEDDELVFEDDILTWDSVARAVGLNNPPHHTRSRISANMPSSSRGRGRASSSSATSTRGWTTMLELVDEDEIQVDSAEETEEEKDVGENNSDDEEEDDDIFTDLVDDE; from the coding sequence ATGGATGGTGATTccgatgaggatgatgaacttgtgtttgaagatgatattttgacttgggattctgttgctagagctgttggactaaataaccccccgcatcacactagatcaagaataagtgcaaatatgccatcatcgtctagaggaagaggaagagctTCATCTAGCAGTGCAACCAGTACTAGGGGCTggaccacaatgttggaacttgtagatgaggatgaaatccaagtggatagtgcggaggagacggaagaggaaaaagatgttggagaaaacaattctgatgatgaagaggaagatgatgatatcttcacggacttagttgatgatgagtga
- the LOC131161274 gene encoding KH domain-containing protein HEN4-like, with amino-acid sequence MSFSLTPSKRSYDRGLAEPNGKGKWQKIAGSYSHNLSLKISPGSIVFRILCPASKTGSVIGKGGMIISHIRQETGAKVRVEETVPGCEERIVVIVGSDKGAEVSNEVGKDDGEESPDSNAETEDGVDEKEHGEKDEVKESVPVEDLHSEKGTSSVQKALLLVFERMVEGESETDGGDDENSKSAAYVARLLVLSNQVGCLLGKGGSVIKQMSAESGAQIRILPRDKLPACASPSDELVQITGGLDAARKALQLVSQQLLENAPRDHESFPASSTGSSSHSQGHPLPRLEGFPPTSFPFPAQGASFVAGPRDGVDYHSAAPSLIPKFHESGVAGRMKPPQDILIFRLLCPDDKVGSIIGKGGTIIKQVQLDTGCEIKVLEGVADSEDRIIVISGPAHPDDRISAAQEAVLRIQNRIVRVSPDNFEKSVVARVLVSSNQIGCLLGKGGAIIAEMRKLSGAHIRILGKEQVPKCASENEEVVQVNGEFEAVQEALLQITSRLRHHFDRDAFPSINHPSNAAFPDQVPPFPLYMGRRELSPPGMYSNLGPSFHKFDAFGGLPPHGGFHTHDERSPFMPNIHRPVIPPQIAERKPSSAPWGPQGLIEGAGPLGLPDYAGIPQRRNTGFGGGNQPAIITNTTVEVIVPRSLVPVIYGEDGGCLKQIRQISDAKITITEPKPGATETVIIISGTPEQTHAAQSLIQAFVISETGTP; translated from the exons ATGTCGTTTTCACTGACTCCTTCCAAGAGATCATATGATCGGGGACTGGCCGAGCCTAATGGCAAAGGAAAGTGGCAAAAGATTGCTGGTTCTTATTCACATAATCTGTCATTGAAAATCTCTCCTGGTTCCATTGTTTTTCGTATACTGTGTCCTGCATCCAAAACTGGTAGTGTTATTGGAAAAGGTGGCATGATCATATCACATATACGACAAGAAACTGGTGCAAAAGTCAGAGTTGAGGAAACTGTTCCTGGATGTGAGGAGAGAATAGTTGTTATAGTAGGTTCTGATAAAGGAGCTGAGGTTAGCAATGAGGTTGGCAAAGATGATGGGGAAGAGAGTCCAGATTCAAATGCAGAAACTGAAGATGGAGTTGATGAGAAGGAGCATGGTGAGAAAGACGAGGTTAAGGAATCTGTTCCTGTGGAAGATTTGCATTCTGAAAAGGGCACTTCTTCTGTGCAGAAGGCTCTGTTACTTGTTTTTGAAAGAATGGTTGAAGGAGAATCAGAGACAGATGGAGgggatgatgaaaacagtaaGTCTGCTGCGTATGTTGCGAGGTTGCTTGTGCTTTCCAATCAAGTGGGTTGCTTATTGGGGAAAGGTGGCAGTGTAATCAAGCAAATGTCGGCTGAAAGTGGTGCCCAGATTCGAATTCTTCCCAGGGACAAGCTTCCTGCTTGCGCGTCGCCTTCAGATGAACTAGTTCAG ATAACAGGGGGCTTAGATGCAGCTAGGAAAGCTCTGCAGTTGGTTTCTCAACAGCTTTTGGAGAATGCCCCTCGGGATCATGAGTCTTTTCCTGCCAGTTCTACTGGGTCATCATCTCATTCACAGGGTCATCCTCTTCCAAGGCTAGAAGGATTCCCACCAACAAGCTTTCCCTTCCCTGCTCAAGGAGCGTCCTTTGTTGCTGGGCCTCGTGATGGTGTTGATTATCATTCTGCTGCTCCATCATTGATTCCTAAATTTCATGAGAGTGGTGTCGCTGGTCGAATGAAGCCTCCTCAGGATATCCTAATCTTTCGGTTATTATGTCCTGATGACAAGGTGGGTAGTATAATTGGAAAGGGAGGAACAATAATTAAGCAAGTTCAGCTTGATACAGGCTGTGAGATCAAAGTTCTGGAAGGAGTTGCTGATTCGGAGGATCGTATTATTGTCATATCTGGTCCAGCG CATCCTGATGATAGGATATCTGCTGCACAAGAGGCAGTGCTGCGCATTCAGAACAGGATAGTTAGGGTTTCACCTGATAACTTTGAGAAGTCAGTGGtagctagggttttggtttctTCCAATCAAATAGGTTGCCTCCTTGGCAAAGGTGGTGCCATCATTGCCGAAATGAGGAAGCTATCTGGGGCTCATATTCGTATATTGGGGAAGGAACAGGTTCCAAAGTGTGCTTCAGAAAATGAAGAAGTAGTTCAG GTAAATGGGGAATTCGAAGCAGTACAAGAGGCTCTTTTGCAGATAACTTCTAGGCTGCGGCACCATTTCGATCGTGATGCATTTCCTTCTATCAACCATCCTTCAAACGCAGCTTTTCCAGATCAAGTACCACCATTTCCTTTATATATGGGAAGGAGGGAACTTTCACCGCCTGGAATGTATTCCAATTTAGGCCCGTCATTCCACAAATTTGATGCTTTTGGTGGCTTACCTCCACATGGTGGGTTCCACACTCATGATGAACGTTCTCCTTTTATGCCCAATATTCACAGGCCAGTCATACCTCCTCAGATAGCTGAAAGAAAACCATCTTCAGCCCCATGGGGTCCTCAG GGACTAATTGAAGGTGCTGGTCCATTAGGTTTGCCTGACTATGCAGGAATTCCTCAAAGAAGAAACACTGGATTTGGAGG AGGAAACCAGCCTGCTATTATCACAAACACCACTGTAGAAGTTATTGTACCTCGATCTCTTGTTCCTGTAATTTATGGAGAGGATGGTGGATGTTTGAAGCAAATTCGTCAG